A window of Nonomuraea angiospora genomic DNA:
GAGGATGTGGCATGAAAGTCCTGGTCAACGCGGGACCGTGGCTCGCGGTCCCGCCCCCCGGCTACGGCGGGATCGAGAACGTCGTGGCCACGCTGGTGCCCGCGCTGCGCGAGCGCGGCGTGGAGGTCGTCCTGGCCTCCGTCGGGTCCAGCACGCTCGAGGTGGACGAGCTGATCAGCGTGTACGACGACGGCCAGTTCACCGAGTTGCAGAAGCCGTACAACCAGGTCATGGGCATCGCGCACGCCCACCAGGCCAGGGTGGCGGCCGAGTTGCGCGCCCGCGGCGACATCGACCTCGTCCACGACCACGTCGAGGTGGTCGGGCCGGCGGTCCTGTCGGCGTTCGGCGGGCCGCCCGTCCTGCACACCCTGCACTGGGACCTGCGCAAGCATCCCGCGTTCTACGGCGCGTTCCCGCCGTCGATCGCGGTCAACGGCGTCTCGGAGTCGCAGCTCGCCCGCGCCCCCGACGCCCTGCGGGCGGCCTCGCTCGGGGCCGTCTACCTGGCCAGCCCGCTCGCCGACCGCGACGTGCGGGTCGATCGGGGCGAATACCTGCTGGTCATGGGCCGCATCTGCGGGCTCAAGGGCCAGCACGTGGCGGCCAGGATCTGCCAGAAGCTGGGGCTCCCGCTGGTTCTGGCGGGGCCGGTCAGCGGCCGGAACACCCCCGCCGAGCTGGACGACGTGGTCCAGAACCCCGACCACCCGCTGCACAGCCACCCCGACGTCCGCTACCACCTCGACCAGGTGTCCCGTTACCTCGACGGGGACCTGGTCAGGTGGGTCGGCGCCGTGGGCGGCGAGGCCAGGGACCAGCTCTACGCCAAGGCCAGGGCCGCGCTCTTCCCCATCCAGTGGGACGAGCCCGGCGGCACGGCCGTCGTCGAGGCACTCGCGCTCGGGGTGCCGCCGGTCGGGCTGCGCCGGGGCTGCCTGCCCGAGATCATCGACCACGGCCGCACCGGCTTCCTGGCCGACTCCGAGGAGGAGCTGGCGGAGTGGGTGCTGCGGGTGGACGAGATCGACCCGGAGGAGTGCCGCAGAGAGGCCCGCCACCGGTTCTCGCCGTCCGTCATGGCGGAGCGCTACCTGGAGCTGTACGAGGCCGCCACGGCCCGCTGACCTCGTGCCGCGATGAAGAGGCGCCCGAGCCGGATGGGAAGCCGGCTCGGGCGCCCGCGCGCGTCCGGTGTCAGGCGAAGCCGCGGGGGAGCACGATGACCGGGCAGGGCGAGGCCCGCAGCGCCTTCATGGCCAGCTCGCCCAGGAACACCCGGTGCGGCTGCGCGTCCTCGCTGGCCGCGCAGACCAGCAGCTCGCCCGGCAGCCACTCCACGTCCTCCAGCGCGGCGGCCACGTCGTGCCCCTCGGCCACCTCCGCCTCCGCCTCCATCCCGGTGCTCTCCCAGGCCAGCCGCACGGCCAGCGCGAGATCGTCCCTGAGCTTGCCCGGATCGTCCGTGCGCAGGTCGAGGGTGATCAGCCGGAGCGGGATGCCCAGCCGCAGCGCCGCCTGCGCCATCCGCTCCACCGCCTCGTCGCACTGCGGCCGGTGGACGTAGGCCAGCGTGAGGCGCTCGGGCCCGTCGACCGGGACGTACTGGGCGGGCGCCAGCATGACCGCCTCGGACGACAGGTGGAGCAGGTGGTTGGAGGTGGCGCCGATGGTGATGCGGCCGTGCCGGCCGCCGTCGGCCGAGCCGACCACGATCAGGTCGGCCCTGATGCGGCTGGCCAGCACCGACAGCCCGCGTCCCGAGCCCCTGCTCTCGTAGGTGAGGTAGCCGGCGGGGATCGAGCCGAGCTGCTCCGCGGCGTGCGCCAGGTTGGCCTGCGCCTCCACCGCCAGCCCCGGGCTGCCCGGCGGGTAGATCGTGGCCACCGTGAGCTCTCCGCCGGTGACCCGGGTGATCGCGGCGGCCAGGGCCAGGGCGTCGCGCCCGCCCGGGGCGTTGGTGTAGCCGACGATCACGTGCTCTCCGATCACGACTGCCCTCCTACCCGCTCTGAGCTGGGAATACGCGGCCTTGATCGGAACGTTGTAAACCATCGGAGGCGCAAAGAAGTGAAGATCACTCTTGACATCAGCTTCAACGGGGCCCGCGGTCCGGTCACCCTCCGTGAAGCGGTCCAGCAGCTCAAAGCCCGGGATCTGGCCTGCACGGTGGCCGCCGACACCGTGGAGCAGAAAGTGACCGTCTTCTCCGCCTGCGTCGAGCGCGGGTTCACGCCGCTCCGCAGCGAGATCATGGCCGCCTACTACGTCGCCGAGCGCGACGCCACCTCCGAGGCGTTCGACCGGGGGCTCATCACCAGGGCCGAGCTGGAGATGCAGCACGCCGCCCTCGCGCGCAAACTTCTTTCTTAGGACATTTCTCGACTTTTGGTCTTATGGTCGAGGCGCTTGACGGCGAGAGTTCGTAAGGTCGTGTCCATTGCCCATTCACGGATTGGACACACGTGTACCGCGACATTGTCGACTTCGCCCTGACCACGCCCGGGTGGCTGCACACCCTCGCCGAAGTCGGGACGGATGCCGGGTTATTCCTGTTCGTGGCGCTGTACGCGGCGGCCGCGCTCCGGGCGTGGCGGGCTCCGGCCCGCGACCTGGCACTGGTGATCGCGGGTCCGGCCGGGGTCGTGTTCGCGTACGTCGTGAGCGAGGTCGCCAAGACCATCATCAGGGAGGACCGGCCCTGCCGGGGCGGGGTCAC
This region includes:
- a CDS encoding glycosyltransferase, whose amino-acid sequence is MKVLVNAGPWLAVPPPGYGGIENVVATLVPALRERGVEVVLASVGSSTLEVDELISVYDDGQFTELQKPYNQVMGIAHAHQARVAAELRARGDIDLVHDHVEVVGPAVLSAFGGPPVLHTLHWDLRKHPAFYGAFPPSIAVNGVSESQLARAPDALRAASLGAVYLASPLADRDVRVDRGEYLLVMGRICGLKGQHVAARICQKLGLPLVLAGPVSGRNTPAELDDVVQNPDHPLHSHPDVRYHLDQVSRYLDGDLVRWVGAVGGEARDQLYAKARAALFPIQWDEPGGTAVVEALALGVPPVGLRRGCLPEIIDHGRTGFLADSEEELAEWVLRVDEIDPEECRREARHRFSPSVMAERYLELYEAATAR
- a CDS encoding universal stress protein, which translates into the protein MIGEHVIVGYTNAPGGRDALALAAAITRVTGGELTVATIYPPGSPGLAVEAQANLAHAAEQLGSIPAGYLTYESRGSGRGLSVLASRIRADLIVVGSADGGRHGRITIGATSNHLLHLSSEAVMLAPAQYVPVDGPERLTLAYVHRPQCDEAVERMAQAALRLGIPLRLITLDLRTDDPGKLRDDLALAVRLAWESTGMEAEAEVAEGHDVAAALEDVEWLPGELLVCAASEDAQPHRVFLGELAMKALRASPCPVIVLPRGFA